From the Erpetoichthys calabaricus chromosome 12, fErpCal1.3, whole genome shotgun sequence genome, the window ATTCTGTCCTCCCGTTGATGAATGTACTCAGTTATCCTGATAACTCAgactgctgctatttttatatttcagccCAAAAGTGCTTTGCACACTTGTgaataagaaatatatttttgatacctgaatattatatttaaacatgTACGTTTTTGTCAGTTATTTCTTAATAGAtctatttacttttaaattttaaattacaatattgtttattatatgtaTTTAAAGAAAGAACAATTAATCCTCCTCTAAATATTTGATTATGGGGAACTGGAGATCATCCTAGCAGTAGTGGGCATAAGACATTAACTATCCAACGATGGAATTCTAGTCCATTATAACAGTATTTCTCAAACTTCTTTTTCTCACGGcccaatcttgcccttcttagtgtctttgaGATCCAGGCCTTAACATCTGTCAGATCGGGAGGATTCCCCCTTGGAAAATCACCACTGACAGTAATAGCAGAGCTGTGTTGCTTGCTTCAACTGCCCTAGGTAACCCATCGCGAGACACTTTGCAAACTGTATGCAACCTTTTCCCAACAATGGTGAATCAACAACCCAAAAGATGGCAACTCTGCACTATAAGACACACTCCTATATTTCCTGAAGGGAAATTGTTGTACCCCAAAAAACACCTGGGTATCCAGGCAGAATATTAGCACAATTTTCTGAAGAACAGGCCATTGAAcccaaaaaaaatattgataatcCTATCCAccaaatttttccaaaataacattgaggGGAGTTGTGAAGAACTATAAATCCCCACTGTCAACTACACTACTCTGTAGCTTATCCCATGTGTCTATGggtttctgtgtgaagaaaacgaTTGTTGTTAACATTCTTGGTCTTGTTTTAAAGTAATAGCCTTGATCCATGATACTAACTCTTTTCATACTTTTAACCCATTAACTGCCACGATCCCCATTTGGGGATCATGTACTTTAAACTGTCTAGTGACGCCACCTGCTATCTATTTAGGAAACAACGATGTGCGCATGACTAATCAGGTTTGTGTCTGTGCTGCGGATGCTAAATTTAGCTCGTGCATGTGGTTGGCTTCCCATGCGAGATCATTCTTCCGGTCGGGGCAGCTATTTTCGTCGCATGAGTAGAACGCCGGTTTTTACAGCAGAACAAGTGTTTATCCAAGAGGCTCCTTTTCATTCTTGATGGTTTGTCGTGATGATTGGTAAGTGTTTAGTACAGTAATCACACTTttcaatatattatatagttttgaTGGGCACAATAGAACCAAATATCTCAATCCCCATTTGGGGCTCACATCTGATACTGACTGgaatttcactaaatattttgtaCTTGCATTTTACAGGAAATGGCGCGGCacaggggtctttctttgaaagAAATTGATGATATTATAAATGACGATGCATTTCTAAGttctgatgaagatgatgatgacaaTGGCCCTATAGATATTGTGGAACTTCCTCCAGAACGAGTTGGTGAAGAGTCAGACAACGAAGATATTGATGACAAcattattgatgatgatgaaccGGCAGATGTTCCTGGACCTGTTGAAATTCATTGCGCAGCAAGGGAAGATGATCATGTTACAGTGGCCATCGCGTCACCATCAACAAGCACTGCTACAAATGATACAGGCCTACCACCTGCCAAAAGGAGAGTGGTACCTTTGAATCCAAAGTGGAAGAAGAGACAACCAATTTATTCTAAAAGCTACCCAAACTGTGATGTTGTGGAAAAAAGAAGGTGTGATCTCATCAACTTACTCAGGGGGAAAAGCCCTGTGCAGTGTTTTGAGAAGCTATTTGATGACGCAATTATCACAGATATTGTCCGGCAAACTGTAACATACGCTACACAAAAAAACGTCCATCAATTTTCCCTTTCAAATGATTGTATTAGAAAGTTTATTGGCATTCTTCTCTTCACTGGGTACCACTCTCTTCCTCAAGAACAATTGTACTGGTGTGAAGATGAAGATATGGATGTTCAAAGTGTGAGAAAATGTATGAGTCAAACAGATATCTGGAAATAAAACGCTACTTCCATATTACTGACAATTCTGACCTGGAAGGGATCCCAGAAAATGAAAGGGACAAGCTCTTCAAGATTCGCCCATTGATTGACAAACTAAACGAAAACTTTCAACAATTTGGTGTCTTCTCTGAAAGTCTGAGCATTGATGAACAAATGGTCAGATATTTCAGACACCATTACCTCAAGCAGTTTATGCGTGGTAAGCCTGTAAGATTTGGATTCAAACAATGGGCGATTTGCTGCTCACAAACAGGCTATTGTTACCAGATGCAGGTGTACGAAGGCAAGGCTACAGGCAGTGATGATGATGCAGGCGTGTCCGGACTTGGGGCATCTGTTGTCTTGAAAATGATTTCGATTTTAGAGACACCATATGCTCACAAAATTTATTTTGACAATTTCTTTACCGGATTCTCCTTGATGAAATATTTGAAAGATATTGATGTCAGGGCAACAGGAACTGCTCGATTCAACAGAATGAACAAGTGCCCTATTGCGCCtgacaaggaaaaaaagaaaaaagaaagaggtaCATGCGACTACAGATTTGATTCTGAGAATGAAATTTTGGGTGTGATTTGGAATGACAATAGCTGTGTAAAGCTACTAAGCAACCATGAACCCATTGATCCTATGTCACAGGTGAAGCGATGGAGCAGAAAAAACAAGAGAGAGATACAAGTCCCCCAACCCAAATTGATCACAGAATATAGCAGACACATGGGTGAGGTTGATAAGATGGATTGGAACGTCCAAAAATACAGAATCAAAGTCAGGGAGAAAAAGTGGTGTTTCCCTTTGCTGACCAATGCCATTGATGTAGCATTGGTGAATTCCCATGCACTATATTGTCTTGCAAATGGTGCAATTCCTCTCTTGGATTTCAGAAGATCTGTTGCCAGGGCATATCTTGCTCTTTCTTCGCGAATATCTGACCCAAAAAAGGCTGGGAGGAAATCCTTCTCCAAACCAGCCAAGAGTCGTGTTCCTGTTGATATCAGAACCTCTGGAACTGGTCACTACATTGAACGcacagaaatgggcaaacaaagGAAGTGTGCAGTGTGTAAGACTAACGCAAGAAAACAGTGCTGCAAATGTAATGTTGGACTACATGTTGAGTGTTTTCCAGTATGGCACCAAAAACTAGGTAGTATGTGTCATGATCCCCATTTGGGGATGggccaaaattttgaaattttggaaAAAGTACAAATCTTGATATTCAAAATATATGTTTTCCTTATTAAGCAGATGTTAATCTATaacaataaagtgaaaatattcgggaaaaaaaaatttggcagctaataaacttaataaacttaagtcatgtcacctcttaattgccatttgtttaaacaaaaaatgatcaaccgctttaatctttcctcatagcttatACCTTGCAGTCCTGCAATCAGGTTAGTTACACTTATGTTTTTTCTAgttctaatatatatattaatatcctggagaccaaaactgcacgctGTACAtcagatgaggcctcaacagtgtattatattgttatatttcaaccaggctttgtttttcatttttgcttttttgtttatgCTGATACTGGTGATCATTTAGCTTCTGTCTATATATTTTCTGCAATGCTCCATTTATTCTTATGAAACAAatagtcccttgtggttcattaaaTGCACTTGTGGTGTTGGTGAGTGCTGGTGTCTATTGCTTTACTTATGATTTAAtggataaattaattaattagtcaATTGACGAATATTGTTGCTTTCCATTAATGGCTGTCAGTTTCTACTCTGTTTTCTGCATGTTTTAACAAATATGATTGTTTGTATTTACTAATTCTGTACtcagtaattagtataatctacaTTTGTATTTACCTGAGAAGTGCTCTTCACTTGCACTCAGCAAAaaaagctatataaaaataagttgtattgtattgcattgtatttattgTTCTGGATTTCAAGGCTTTGctctgctatatactgtaaaatagacCTTTCTTTGGATTTATGTATTGAGAAACTGTTTGCTATGGATGTTGGCCCTTTTGTGAATAGCCAGTGTTTACCAGACCCGCCAATGTGGGCATTTTGAGACTTTTTGGGACTTTTTGTGTTTAGAAATTCCaagtactctacacattgtgatatatcatataacctaacatcctattagcatTGTTAGTGACTTCTGTacattgtgtgtgtgtagatagcaaggttattatagttttgcctttttatattagtttttatttgtataatttttcacaccttacttggaaattcagtttagttttagttttcctcccTTGtgaatttttagttttagtttagtttttattttacaaagacatttctattttatttttatatatattagctttagtaattatggtatagttaaagagctactatggggtttagtttttgtgtcacagtaagacagaactatacacttaacgggtttggatataatatgaatttaatgttagtggaagcttgctacactacacaacacactttactacttggttttgtttatgtctaataaaaacaagcataatcaaaaccaggtactgaatatgaacaattttacatgattttgtaatttttaaaatattttctatgtcatttgtgctgaacaaatttgcgctgactgttggcacttttttcttttccttttattgcccagaatgggccaatttgtaatgaactttaggtgaattttaaggtgtgagggttttttagtctaaatgtctacagcacatatcgtgctccaacgacaatgtgcttatgatgaatgccttcaatatttcattcaaaaatctaggctttgttattttctaccagccatattggtctctgattccatctcaggcacaaacaatttatagacagaattttgcacctgcaggCCTAGAAAgatataaaacataagaaaagagattttactgtgttctgacatgcgtgaccatgaaaatcacgggggttaaggaagaacttgaatgagtgtgcagaccccacctagctgtattgagggaaacaaagaaaaacaagcatgtagtgtgaaggttagggacagtgagacttgaatagcccaccataagaacagtaaacccttaatgagcagagcaagagcaggtgaTAAGAGTATGGAggggcacaaaacaacagagacagcatctgagattaagaacaatatatacaacatgatctaaacctgtttatccaaagaaggtttggatgcaaggcaggaaaaatccctggtatacaATATGAATgctatggctgatgttaagaacaaaaagaatatgatatttcaactatgtgatttgagagagaaacattgaaaacatggggacagatatttgtaaagcataattctgctactggattattttcacaatatcaggtattttgagctgtgaatatgaactaaaaaagataaattaataaatatagaataaatacaaattatttaaataaataaataaaaaggatttattaacaaaaaacaaagactCTCTTCCcccacctacctgtagttcagtagagacgttgccaactcgggaattttacaaggtttgtattgcttggttgttaaacaatgtttttaaagcaaaagtgattggtcagcaacaatatgctgatcttgtatgaagaccttgtcagtctctcgatcagcgccgctttattttcaaaaatcgggagtggtctcccctcgactttctcgtgtactcagatatggggatggatatttgaggactaAACCGCAAGACagtgattatattatgtacattaaagaaccatcaaatcaaattaataatatactgaacaattattataaaagtaaagttgaataaatcggactgtgcagctgcatgaattaaaaaaaaaatcaagtaagtgttcaggtaaagtaccacttccggttaatggatttggcccaaaagttaatacagatctacagttttggtgtaacaaccacatgccgaatttcatccatctatctatctagttgcgtttttgagatatcgtgtttacacacgcacacagacataattccaaaaaatgttggtatttttggacttggggagttctaaaatgtcaagattcatcaaaatgtcgaggtcgaatttttttcatgattagtatactttctctatactttgtatactttgagtgcgaagtggcaggtgaattactgtcaaaaaaaagcaggcacctgagaaaaaaagtgaaacgcTACTCACTTGGGATTTGTCTatccatacggtaaagttttgttgagcagcacattccgatttcaggcgtttgaattacatcttgatatacaagtgcaaagaaaggcggcacgtaaatcgctttctacTCCACAGGCTTTACACGCGTATTCAGTTCGCTCTGTCGctacaaatgctgtgtgaacacccggcctccttcaccagccgccattcactggatgaatacatgagggatgactttcagttttacagttacaagttataagggttaaaaactaacagcaagaaaattaattcaaaaacgaaaactaaaattatgtttagtcaattattattttatttcagttagtctttccagctactttaatagtttcatttagttttagtttttcatttcagttttgttaattattttatttcagtttacaaaaatgttttttaaataacagtttcagttttgattttagttttcgttaactataataaccttggtagaTAGTGAATAGTCCACTATtactcctaggtccttcttacAAGGTGCACTTTCAATTTTTAGacctgccattgtgtattcatatgtAGCATTTCTACTTCAACATGTAATATTTGATATTTACTTACAACAAACTTTATCTGCCACagatctgcctaagcctgtattCTGTCCTAGAATTTTGCTtaaatggtttatttaaaaatattttaccaaaaaataaatgtttgggatgataTGAGCACACAACTGGATACCTGACTGGTGGATTATGCAACTTGAGTAATTTGACATATTTTTCACAGacatttaaatattacttttgttatGATTAGGAGTCTTCCACATAAGAAAGGGGTGTGAAGCCTCCAAAAGACCTCTGTGGCCAAGCCAGATGTTCCCCAATGGGCTTAATCTCTGCTTCACTGACCTGCCTCAAGTATTCCATTTCCAAAAAGAAGATTAAGCCttaaagataaaattaaatgtcgtaaaaatataacaaaagcccCAAAAGAACAAGGAAGATTGTAACCCTCAGTTTGTATaaaaaagggcaaacaaagaatcttgggaGACATAGTGGTACAGTGGTatcactactgcctcacagtaaggaaaccagAGTTTGTATCCCTGGTCCTTCCTGTATGaaatgagaaagaatatttagaattaagatgCCTCAGCCTTTCCAAATAACAAAAGTATGGTACTAATAGAATTATAAGAAGCGTGTCACTTATGCATTAAAGGATGTGTTAAGCTAACTAAACAAATGTAACCTAATACAGACGCTAAACTGTAAGAGTGTAttcttgtaagacaaatgtactaacttttaaggtagcttttggTATTGTATAATCAGTTATTAcgtgtgatgatcattatgtgcgataagaataataagaatgtgctgtgcattaactgacagtataacattaatccttttataagctgaatcaaaagattcttaaattgtaactgccacatagctGTTGAAGtattgtaaccctgatggtgcagaagaacAGTACATGTTTTGCAAAGTGCTGTCTCTGTAAAACTAGTCATAGCTAAATTGCACAGCCTAAGTTGAATAGGTAACCTGGAATTTTGGATATGCAGACAGTTCCTCTTATCTAAAGACTACCGTGTACTTCTCCTGTATTGATGTAATGTGTCATCTTAAGCTACTTGCAAATTGTATATGACCTCAAAATTGAACTGCCATACTTCCTCTTTTTGTATAGTAAACAAACTGGTATAAAATTGACCTAACTTCCTTCTCTCTGAAAGGTCTGTAGCACACTGGAACATGACAGGGGCTGTAGCCTCTctgccaccaagaataaagaaattgctttttacttttaattggtgTCCGCCTTCTGTTGTTCTTCGACTTTCAGCGTCCACagtaagtttgcatgttctcctcgtgtcctCCTGGTTTGCCGGTTTCCTGGCACtgttcaaagatatgcaggttaggtgacactaaaacactgaacactAAAAAGGCCCTAGTACGTGTATGTCTGTAGTTAAGTGTTCATGTGTTTACCTTGCGTTagactagtgccctgtccagggtttgttcctgccttgagccctatgaCATGACATCTTTATGAcaaggatttattaacaaaaaacagaaagtaaaatattAAGCAGAGcaggaaaaaggcaaaaaacgATTTGCCAAAAAcacaatccacagcaaacaagtccaatccacaaACCAGAAGAAGaatccaaaaacaaagcaatagtaataaaaccaaataagtaaatccaaacagaacacaaaatgtaCACGAGACTATAAAGAAATGAAATCTAGGCCCTGAGTCATCACAGCAGACTTATTGTACCAGACTTGGGAGTCCGTATGTCAGGATGGCCAAGTTTCTTCACATGtgtaaacttcagaaaaatgtaaatttaaaaaatatgggcTGTTTCAATGCCTGTTTATTTCAGTTCAACCATAGTGTTCCTGGTGAACTTCCCCTTCTCTCTGACTGGTCTTttactaatccatattactaaacgagaatggtaaaacggatatggacgcagggacatgcccgtggaTGCAAAAAAGCCCCCCTCCAACCAACGGAAATCGCACGAGATATGGTGCACCCACTaacagaaatgaggcaacgcgcccatagcacacacaaaaaaaaggagttagacgcaggcgccacacaaagcccatacaGACGCAGGCTCCACACAAAGCCCatggcacacaaaaaagaggattcagacccacgccccagagtgtgagaaatgaggcaacgcgcctaAGAaattagcacacaaaaaaaaaacgagtCAGACGCGggcgccacacgaagcccatagcacacaaaaaagaggattcagacccacgccccacagtgaaacgggacagactacggagtccacacactaacataaataggaaatgagacacaaaccacccctccactaacagaaataagaaatgaggcaacgcgcccatagcacacaacacAGAGGAGTCACACGCATGCGCCACACAAAGCctatagcacacaaaaaagaggagtcaaaCACACACCCaaaagtgaaacgggacagactacggactccacacaGGGTCTCCCATCGAGACTGAGattacggctcaaaaacgaaagccacaaatacggacaaaacaacatatttgaatcacattatcccaGCCAGACCAAAATACATATTAGAATCACATTTCAGTGATACGATCTTAACAGGACACCCACAGATAACACAgacacaacacctgatgggtaataataagaagaaacaaacgctccgtattaaacgtacgtcatctgaacacgtaaaAAATTTACatcataggtgaatctcattacagtgatgcactattaaccgtacaaccacagaaaatgctccatATTAACAATGAGTGtgatcatccttattacttatccatattactaacgacaAAGAACAGAGCAGTCATGAATTCACCATCACGGCTGCAAAACGATACGCCTCGAGTAACGGAACCACACAGACGaccccgcatgaaaaaaaacaataaacgtaagcgcctacaacgcgcttctgaaaccgcagaagaaaaactgtctcggctccaaaaacaaaaagctcgactaacacaggtacagaaacgagcccaaatggacacATACAATTAACGTGGACGCATGCAGTGCACGTctcaaactgcggaagcaaagcaggcacgaaCTATAccgcataggtgaatcacattacagtgatgcctTATTAACAGTACGTTAAACATCACAATATCgccaaaaaatgaaaatccatattactcgaaaaagggaaaatgtgtTCACCGCGGACCAcatgtcattaaaacaaaagcagaataaagcgagatcagaaatgaaagacagagtaaaaagaaaagtacaacgtcataaacaggttaaacgatgGGGCCAAACACATTGACAGcaagttacagataatgaagaccggaattcaaaagcttcaaaaacaaaagctcgactgacaaactgaaacgagaaacactacggggtccgcagtggtccacaatgcaccgcataatagtacagacggagctccgtattaacattGGGGGGCCCCAGaatgacacgggcgaacgctccgcattaaacgtgcgtcatcctcccacatggctgcccggcgggcacgggttcaaaacgccgggggtaggcaagcgaagtgagcagggggcggagcccccttgttatttactaattaaatgttgaaagaatctctttgggttatCTTTTGCCTTTTCTACAACTAGGGGGATCTgctccctgcttgctttgctcgccaacccccgggtgggtactacgcgctagccacttcaaGTATCTGCTGCTCacatatggggaagcagatgtacaatttaaacagattgttattttcatgggaaatgttacatatgcataatagaactaactattttacattacagcgagtaattaaccatagtaaaaaatagtaaaatgtaataaattggaagaaaattatgtttcatgttgtgttagaggtaattgttgcattatacgttttcgttctgtttgaaattaacatgcaaatactttttaaacttacacttataCCGCCATCCAACCTACATTATGCTAACTTTACAGTATGTATGCCTGAGTAAGTCAAGTCAAATGGGTTTATTGTCATTCCAGGACCACCATACAACATGTATATGtgagagggggacatttttttgtgcactgggtggttccattaggcacccattgttgggactgggggtgagaagttaaaaggctgtctgcagaatGTGGGTATAtgccgtattgcaaaggagtcactttggctggttgagattacaaacaataccaagttgtgataacagaactgttcCTTCCTTGGATGAtatctgtatttacctgaaatcaacatgtttgacaatattggtttctaatcagtagatctgtactcattaatggtcggtaacaatacattttgttaacttgtgttttcattaattgttaaacccaggaaatgtagatgtgccattgattaaactgattgtccaggactgacaatggcagggactaaaggagatttaaactcctgggcaagagaaggcagaggagggacagtccactgagaatgctgccaagacactcggacagagcacaggggctcgtaggcagacgagggtacctggctggcacgacgtgaggcacaaggacggcaacacttacttccagggaggaagagacagctccacaaggagacaccagttgtgggtccagcaagaaagggaagccgcatgaaaggaccaagcaaagctggcagacgagaaatgaggcatgcctaggtcacagcaacacaaggagcccagagtggaaaaaaaaggaacaacgaagagacgctgacagggattcaacaatttgacacaactttttttgggaaacgagtgtccggtgaacagagtgcatccgtggacagttgaacaattactGTAAGTGTAACgctgaaatataaggtgtcatcaggcacgggtaagacgcgtgtcaaaagaattctcagagtccaagagttcattttaaaggtatttagtgaaagttaaaagcaaataatccacacaagaataaaagaaaaaatagttacacacgtagaataaaaggcaaaaaaaaaagggaaaaatgtatcttctttaaacttagcttttcttgaaagactttagttatttctatacttaaaggttcttaatttcttcttctgtacgccttagcaTACGAtgcggtacttaagtaaacaagttttctttacttgttatttctcacattcaaagagcccttAGGCCGTCGAGCACTGTTACGTGCGGTcacgtttcttcttctctacttaaaggttcttaatttctttttctctacttaaaagttcttagcttcttcttctgtacgctttacgtatGGCACAACACacaaattaagtgctgttttcttacatattaacttcacacactcaaaatgGCTcataagccggttggcacataggcaagtgcccaggcacggtcacgtgcggtcacggttaaaaaccgtatgcctctacaccttatacaaggcaaggctgtcactaactaattgaagaataatgtttactccaagctgttagaaatggtaagaatataccaatacgattctatttacgggggttataggaacctcccattattaatgcattgtcatctaagaaatattcatgaatcttatagaacaaggaaaatggctcttacacatccggcccctaattgtttatgctagggcagaaatcaattactttaacattacttactaGGAGCCTTCACTACTTTACTAAACCAAAACCTTACTTAAAATTTaagaaacttaaaatttaaactcTACTGTAAATtcacaaacacaattaaaattaagcatGCAATTAAGATTCAATCATTTGCTGTTTCCtggagcaggcacagtttgttcacaggtctgtTCGGTGTTCTGGTctaggtctgcacacaaactctctTGACTGCTCCCTTTACACCTAGCATTGTCTTTACCCAGGAGTTACAGGGTGTTTTGCCTCTTCTGGCATAGCTGATTTGccgagtcttcctccaactctcactATCTTATCTGGCAGGACTGGGTCCAGTTTgttgattttacttttctttacaagcTGATCTTTGTGTAAGGCTTTAACCTCCTCTGAGTAAGCTTGTAGTTGACTGAGGCAAATAAATTCGTCTTCTGCTTTAGACAAGTCGTTTAGAGACAGTGGTTTTAGTCTCATTGTtgatttgtattccttcatatgttctgtgattaatgttttttgtttttcttttgggctgtgtccagattgactgactgtatattgaattgcctttctctctccttTCAGACACATTAGCAATTCTTTGTACTTAAGGAACCAAGctattgctttctttaaattgaaccatttTGAATAGTACTCCACAAGTCTTTTTACTGGTTCGATGTTTTTATCTACACTTGCAAAATTTACTACACACCTTTTGATTTCCGGATCTTCATTAGTAGACAGGTTCACTTCTTGATCCCAagcatatttctctttacacagttctcttaGAATGAGCTTAGCAGGCAGTATGACTGGTGCTAAAAATCCAAGTGGGGTATATATTGAGCTGAccacagacagaataccacatcTTGTAGCAGGCTTATTTT encodes:
- the LOC127529957 gene encoding piggyBac transposable element-derived protein 3-like, producing the protein MARHRGLSLKEIDDIINDDAFLSSDEDDDDNGPIDIVELPPERVGEESDNEDIDDNIIDDDEPADVPGPVEIHCAAREDDHVTVAIASPSTSTATNDTGLPPAKRRVVPLNPKWKKRQPIYSKSYPNCDVVEKRRCDLINLLRGKSPVQCFEKLFDDAIITDIVRQTCEKMYESNRYLEIKRYFHITDNSDLEGIPENERDKLFKIRPLIDKLNENFQQFGVFSESLSIDEQMVRYFRHHYLKQFMRGKPVRFGFKQWAICCSQTGYCYQMQVYEGKATGSDDDAGVSGLGASVVLKMISILETPYAHKIYFDNFFTGFSLMKYLKDIDVRATGTARFNRMNKCPIAPDKEKKKKERGTCDYRFDSENEILGVIWNDNSCVKLLSNHEPIDPMSQVKRWSRKNKREIQVPQPKLITEYSRHMGEVDKMDWNVQKYRIKVREKKWCFPLLTNAIDVALVNSHALYCLANGAIPLLDFRRSVARAYLALSSRISDPKKAGRKSFSKPAKSRVPVDIRTSGTGHYIERTEMGKQRKCAVYI